The following coding sequences are from one Salinicoccus sp. Bachu38 window:
- the walK gene encoding cell wall metabolism sensor histidine kinase WalK — MKQFFRNLQSLHIKLVIIYVLLIVIGMQIIGLYFTNTLEKELTGNFQDNIETQVSLIDTRINELYTEYGDDSEQFREEIQSLLSDYGNRPEIEEIRYVNSDNVLVGTSRISNESSIGSRINAPLTEESITTGTRNEEIYVDVEQNHQRVWLLNQPVIQDNQILGAIYTASNIETVYQQLEAINNTFIIATVISLIITSILGIFIARTITKPITDMRNQALLMSEGDYTSRVKIYSSDEIGELAGSFNILSKRVQEAQANTESEKKRLDSVITHMSDGIIATDRRGRIRVVNEMALDMLGMSGKNLHGEDMLELLKLDEEMVLEDIQEMNESQLLFLDHEEEETTIRVSFSTIVKDTGFINGYIAVLHDVTEQERVDNERREFVANVSHELRTPLTSMRSYIEALQEGAWKNEKLAPKFLGVTREETDRMIRLVEDLLQLSRMDNEAEELEREIVDFNQFLNRIIDRFEMTHKDDVEFVRNIPPTPIFTEIAMDKMGQVLDNVISNAIKYSNNDYKKVEFHVKQNRLYNRMTVQIKDNGLGIPASKVDRIFERFYRVDKGRARKMGGTGLGLAISKEIVEVHDGRIWANSVENKGTTIFINLPCETLEEDDWDV; from the coding sequence ATGAAGCAGTTTTTCAGAAACTTGCAGTCTCTTCATATAAAGCTTGTTATCATATATGTACTCCTCATCGTCATCGGAATGCAGATCATCGGTCTGTATTTTACGAATACGCTTGAGAAAGAACTGACCGGGAACTTTCAGGACAACATCGAGACCCAGGTGAGTCTCATAGATACAAGGATCAATGAACTCTACACAGAGTATGGAGACGATAGTGAACAGTTCCGTGAAGAGATCCAGAGTCTGCTCTCCGACTATGGAAACAGGCCGGAAATCGAAGAAATCAGATATGTGAATTCTGATAATGTCCTCGTGGGCACAAGCCGCATATCCAATGAATCGAGCATCGGTTCGAGGATCAATGCACCGCTCACTGAAGAATCAATCACCACCGGCACGCGCAATGAGGAAATCTACGTCGATGTGGAACAGAACCACCAGCGTGTCTGGCTGCTCAACCAGCCGGTGATACAGGACAACCAGATCCTCGGCGCCATATATACGGCTTCGAATATAGAAACGGTATACCAGCAGCTGGAGGCGATCAACAACACCTTCATCATTGCCACTGTAATTTCATTGATCATCACGAGCATCCTCGGCATCTTCATTGCACGGACCATCACGAAGCCCATCACAGACATGCGGAACCAGGCGCTCCTCATGTCGGAAGGTGATTATACATCCCGCGTAAAAATCTACAGCAGCGATGAAATCGGCGAGCTTGCAGGCTCCTTCAACATCCTCTCGAAGCGTGTGCAGGAAGCGCAGGCCAATACGGAGAGCGAGAAGAAGCGTCTCGATTCCGTCATCACCCACATGTCGGATGGTATCATCGCTACGGACCGCAGGGGCCGCATACGGGTGGTCAATGAAATGGCTCTCGATATGCTCGGCATGTCGGGGAAGAATCTCCATGGTGAGGATATGCTGGAGCTTTTGAAGCTCGATGAGGAGATGGTGCTTGAAGACATCCAGGAGATGAATGAAAGCCAGCTGTTGTTCCTCGATCATGAGGAAGAAGAGACGACCATCCGGGTAAGCTTCTCGACGATTGTAAAGGACACCGGATTCATCAATGGCTATATCGCGGTACTTCATGATGTAACCGAACAGGAACGTGTGGATAATGAGCGCAGGGAGTTCGTAGCGAACGTCTCCCATGAACTCAGGACCCCGCTCACTTCCATGAGAAGCTATATCGAAGCCCTCCAGGAAGGGGCATGGAAGAATGAAAAGCTTGCACCGAAATTCCTGGGCGTGACACGCGAGGAGACGGATCGAATGATCCGCCTTGTGGAAGACCTACTGCAGCTTTCCAGAATGGATAATGAAGCAGAGGAGCTGGAACGTGAAATTGTCGATTTCAACCAGTTCCTGAATCGGATCATCGACCGTTTCGAGATGACGCACAAGGATGATGTGGAGTTTGTCCGCAACATCCCTCCCACTCCGATTTTCACGGAAATTGCCATGGACAAGATGGGACAAGTGCTTGATAATGTCATCTCCAACGCCATCAAGTACTCGAACAACGACTACAAGAAAGTGGAGTTCCATGTGAAACAGAACCGCCTTTACAATAGAATGACAGTCCAGATCAAAGATAACGGACTCGGCATACCGGCGAGCAAGGTCGATCGCATATTCGAGCGGTTCTATCGTGTGGACAAGGGACGGGCCCGCAAAATGGGCGGCACCGGGCTCGGACTCGCCATTTCAAAGGAAATAGTGGAAGTGCATGATGGCAGGATATGGGCAAACAGTGTGGAGAACAAAGGCACGACGATATTCATCAATCTGCCATGCGAAACGCTTGAGGAGGATGATTGGGATGTATAA
- a CDS encoding YycH family regulatory protein, which translates to MYKETVKSVILFLLVISSAVLTYMVWSYQPEFSQIDTTIESTSNIGQGEPVPFDSVMRAYQLIWVDGENVRGTIEENAVVGVREFLDGTEIEGIDVYNNMNRLEPAVKENGNEEFLVVDYPSEMPSKSLFQVLGFTYEGTLPDYSFDRLVVDIASPQVTFYLLNEALDRVAVAQTNIDSAYLLSIVNEYENSFEDYTPIITNQQTSNNKTAIYGPDDPGEVSIENFLSTQISIDTVNDLLFMEDEISVTQNEDVYVYEGENSLATYNTETYNYVYTNLDESLTSDRDPHQTIQRSFNFLNSHIGLAPEHMLFDYDEEGSQSTYRYTLNGYAVFSDEIAHTVTTKYGSNALFEYERPLIYINAQIPSEETKALARIEDVRYQIALNEDIDLQKVSKITIGYDMRFSESQTELNVVEFVPEWYVKYDGEWMRFNEGGLE; encoded by the coding sequence ATGTATAAGGAAACAGTCAAATCCGTCATCCTCTTTCTTCTTGTCATCAGCAGTGCCGTACTGACCTATATGGTATGGAGCTACCAGCCGGAATTTTCACAGATTGATACGACAATCGAATCCACCTCCAATATCGGACAGGGCGAGCCCGTTCCATTCGACAGTGTCATGCGCGCTTATCAGCTCATCTGGGTGGATGGGGAAAATGTCAGGGGAACGATAGAAGAGAATGCCGTTGTAGGCGTCAGGGAGTTCCTCGATGGCACCGAAATTGAAGGTATAGATGTTTACAATAATATGAACCGTCTGGAGCCTGCTGTGAAGGAGAATGGCAATGAGGAGTTCCTGGTCGTCGACTATCCATCAGAAATGCCCTCCAAGTCCCTCTTTCAAGTGCTTGGATTCACATATGAAGGTACTTTGCCCGATTACAGCTTCGACCGGCTCGTGGTGGATATCGCCTCCCCCCAGGTGACCTTCTATCTGCTGAATGAAGCGCTGGATCGTGTGGCGGTGGCCCAGACGAACATAGACAGCGCGTATCTCCTTTCCATCGTCAATGAATACGAAAACTCCTTCGAAGACTATACCCCCATCATCACCAACCAGCAGACATCCAATAATAAGACAGCCATATATGGGCCGGATGACCCGGGGGAAGTGAGCATAGAGAACTTTCTTTCGACACAGATCAGCATAGACACGGTCAATGATCTGCTCTTCATGGAAGATGAAATCAGCGTGACCCAGAATGAGGATGTCTATGTATACGAAGGGGAAAACAGTCTGGCGACCTATAACACAGAAACATACAATTATGTATACACCAATCTGGATGAGTCCCTGACATCCGATCGCGATCCCCATCAGACCATCCAGCGGAGTTTCAATTTCCTCAATTCTCATATAGGTCTTGCACCGGAACATATGCTGTTCGACTACGATGAGGAAGGCAGCCAGTCAACATACCGGTATACATTGAACGGCTACGCCGTATTCAGTGATGAAATTGCCCACACCGTTACAACAAAATATGGCAGTAATGCATTGTTTGAATACGAACGTCCCCTGATTTATATCAATGCACAGATTCCGAGTGAAGAGACGAAAGCACTCGCCCGCATTGAAGATGTCCGCTATCAGATTGCTCTGAACGAAGACATCGATCTGCAGAAAGTATCGAAAATCACCATCGGCTATGATATGCGCTTTTCAGAGTCCCAGACGGAGCTCAATGTGGTGGAATTCGTACCCGAGTGGTATGTGAAGTATGATGGGGAATGGATGCGGTTCAATGAAGGGGGGCTGGAGTAA
- the yycI gene encoding two-component system regulatory protein YycI, with protein MDWKLTKSLYILVFLLINVALLMMYYNKQQEDIREIESTPGVLEETDIDLSQLPEHQPEKLNILAGEKVDFTEVEDVVEDSVEITNDGYIIHQEFEAGNGTPEMTAESLRGHKNEQVYRGGNYQYDDVMSNDAAMLFNQYYGDYPIFNNEAARVIYRGDGTEAAEYEQGYITNLRENSYTSPIAVRNPRQVVSDLYMRQRISGEAVIENARLGYYIILSDDDQVLLRPKWELQITDQGVEKAIYVDAISETEDIIESE; from the coding sequence ATGGATTGGAAATTGACCAAGTCTCTATACATCCTCGTCTTCCTGCTCATCAATGTCGCCCTCCTCATGATGTACTACAACAAACAGCAGGAAGACATCAGGGAGATTGAGAGTACACCAGGCGTGCTTGAGGAAACCGATATCGACCTGAGCCAGCTTCCGGAGCATCAGCCTGAAAAACTGAACATACTTGCCGGCGAGAAAGTGGACTTCACCGAAGTTGAAGATGTCGTTGAAGACAGTGTCGAAATTACAAATGATGGCTACATCATCCATCAGGAGTTCGAAGCCGGAAACGGCACACCCGAGATGACGGCGGAATCCCTCCGGGGGCATAAGAACGAACAGGTTTACAGAGGCGGGAATTACCAGTATGATGATGTAATGAGTAATGACGCCGCCATGCTTTTCAACCAGTATTATGGTGACTATCCGATTTTCAACAATGAAGCGGCACGTGTGATATATAGAGGGGATGGTACGGAAGCGGCAGAATATGAGCAAGGTTATATCACCAACTTGCGTGAAAACAGCTATACTTCCCCGATTGCAGTGAGAAATCCGAGACAGGTTGTGTCAGATCTTTACATGCGGCAAAGAATATCCGGAGAAGCAGTGATAGAGAATGCGAGACTCGGTTACTACATCATCTTGAGCGATGATGATCAGGTGCTCCTCAGGCCGAAATGGGAGCTGCAGATTACAGATCAGGGTGTCGAAAAGGCAATCTATGTCGATGCCATCAGTGAAACAGAAGATATTATCGAAAGTGAGTGA
- a CDS encoding MBL fold metallo-hydrolase gives MKMSVLASGSTGNSTYIETEKGSLLIDVGLSCKRIEESLNTLDTSLKNIDAILITHEHSDHIKGLKVISKRYGIPIYANEKTWQRIEAKDIEVHSDKKFHFNPLEEKELLGMDVQSFSVSHDAIDPQFYTFIKDNRKLSIITDTGYVSDQMKGIIKESDCFVFESNHDVDMLRMGRYPWVTKQRILSDVGHVSNEDAAHAMRDVITDRTKRIYLSHLSLDNNIKELAKMSVEQVLNQYDIDTANHVTISDTDKAVPTKIYQI, from the coding sequence ATGAAGATGAGCGTGTTAGCCAGCGGTTCCACCGGGAACAGCACGTATATAGAAACTGAAAAAGGCAGCCTGCTCATAGACGTGGGACTCTCCTGTAAACGTATAGAGGAGTCGCTGAATACATTGGATACTTCCTTGAAGAATATCGATGCTATACTCATCACCCATGAGCACAGCGACCATATCAAAGGTCTCAAAGTCATTTCCAAACGTTATGGCATTCCAATCTATGCCAATGAGAAGACGTGGCAGAGGATAGAGGCCAAGGATATCGAAGTCCATAGCGACAAGAAGTTCCACTTCAATCCTTTGGAGGAGAAAGAACTGCTCGGCATGGACGTACAATCCTTCAGCGTCTCCCATGACGCCATAGACCCGCAGTTCTACACATTTATCAAAGACAACAGGAAGCTGTCCATCATCACCGACACAGGCTATGTCTCCGACCAGATGAAGGGCATCATCAAGGAGAGTGACTGTTTTGTGTTCGAAAGCAACCATGACGTCGATATGCTTAGAATGGGCAGATATCCATGGGTGACCAAACAGAGGATCCTGTCCGATGTCGGACACGTTTCAAATGAGGATGCTGCACACGCCATGCGTGACGTTATAACCGACCGTACAAAACGCATATATCTCAGCCATCTGAGTTTGGACAACAATATAAAGGAATTGGCAAAAATGAGTGTTGAGCAGGTGCTGAACCAATATGATATCGATACGGCCAACCATGTAACGATAAGCGATACAGACAAAGCCGTACCGACGAAGATATATCAGATATAA
- the rlmH gene encoding 23S rRNA (pseudouridine(1915)-N(3))-methyltransferase RlmH, with product MKVTLISVGKLKEKYWKQAVEEYKKRISGYAKLELIEIQDEKEPNNASAKDIEIIKEKEAEKILSKIKDAQHVVTLEIKGKAYTSEGLAEEYQKWMNTGRSDVVFIIGGSNGLGESVRRRSDQAISFGALTYPHQMMKVMLLEQIFRVNKIIRNEQYHK from the coding sequence ATGAAAGTCACGCTGATCAGTGTTGGGAAGTTGAAAGAAAAGTATTGGAAACAGGCCGTTGAGGAATATAAAAAGCGTATCAGCGGTTATGCAAAGCTCGAACTCATTGAGATTCAGGATGAGAAGGAACCGAACAATGCAAGTGCGAAGGATATTGAAATCATCAAGGAGAAGGAAGCCGAGAAGATCCTTTCCAAAATCAAGGATGCACAGCATGTGGTCACATTGGAAATCAAAGGCAAAGCGTATACCAGTGAGGGTCTGGCGGAGGAGTATCAGAAATGGATGAATACCGGCAGGAGCGATGTGGTATTCATCATCGGGGGCAGTAATGGCCTTGGGGAGAGCGTCCGCAGACGCTCCGACCAGGCAATCAGCTTCGGCGCCCTCACCTATCCCCATCAAATGATGAAGGTCATGCTGCTTGAACAGATATTCAGGGTGAATAAGATCATCAGGAATGAGCAATACCACAAATAA
- a CDS encoding sodium/glutamate symporter, which yields MSPEQIGFALLYLGLFLLIGKWIRMRSSLMQNLFLPASVIGGFLALLLGPEVLGRILGNFIGEDSFWSTGILTSEIMEVWSTLPGLMINIVFATLFIGTVLPNLKRIWDVGGPQLAFGWTLGWGQYVIGLLLAMLVLVPFYDMPPFIGALIEIGFEGGHGTAAGLQDTFDELGFPEAYDIAVGLATVGILTGVVAGIALINWGVRRNQTQVITDVKGMSPTQKAGIVEFEDRGEGGKKTVRAESIDTFTFHFTIVGLAILVGYVILRGITWLEAAVFGSDFMTYVPLFPLAMIGGLIVQIFVSKFDTSELVDRNTVTSIQGFSLDILIASAIATVSISVIGEYLVPFLLLALFGVAWNLFGFFVFGPRMMPDYWLERAVGDFGQSTGVTATGLMLMRVADPEMKSPAAEGFGYKQLVFEPFLGGGLVTALSAPLVFMWGPIPFLIFSIVMMTVGIVVGLFYFGKRKLE from the coding sequence ATGAGTCCAGAACAAATAGGGTTTGCCTTGCTTTACTTAGGATTGTTTCTGTTGATTGGAAAATGGATCCGGATGCGTTCATCATTGATGCAGAACCTCTTTCTGCCCGCCTCTGTCATCGGCGGATTCCTCGCATTGCTTTTAGGGCCTGAGGTGCTCGGCCGGATATTGGGGAATTTTATCGGGGAGGATTCATTTTGGTCAACCGGAATTTTAACTTCTGAAATTATGGAAGTATGGTCCACACTCCCCGGCCTGATGATAAATATAGTGTTTGCCACTTTATTTATAGGGACAGTCCTTCCAAATCTAAAGAGAATATGGGATGTTGGGGGACCTCAGCTCGCTTTCGGCTGGACACTCGGCTGGGGTCAGTATGTCATCGGTTTGCTGCTTGCAATGCTGGTGTTAGTACCATTCTACGATATGCCACCATTTATCGGTGCCCTCATTGAGATTGGATTCGAAGGTGGACATGGTACAGCGGCCGGTCTGCAGGACACGTTTGATGAACTCGGATTCCCGGAAGCCTATGACATTGCTGTCGGATTGGCGACCGTCGGTATTTTAACAGGTGTCGTTGCCGGTATTGCGCTGATCAACTGGGGCGTACGAAGAAACCAGACACAGGTGATTACTGATGTTAAAGGCATGTCACCGACTCAAAAAGCAGGTATCGTTGAATTTGAAGATCGCGGAGAAGGCGGGAAAAAGACTGTCAGAGCTGAATCGATCGATACATTCACATTTCATTTTACTATCGTTGGACTGGCCATTCTTGTGGGTTATGTCATATTGCGGGGCATCACCTGGTTGGAAGCTGCGGTCTTCGGCTCTGATTTTATGACATATGTGCCGTTATTCCCACTGGCGATGATCGGTGGTCTGATTGTACAGATCTTCGTCAGTAAGTTCGATACATCAGAACTGGTGGACAGAAACACGGTGACCAGTATACAGGGGTTCTCACTTGATATACTTATCGCAAGTGCAATAGCGACTGTATCAATCTCAGTCATTGGGGAATATCTTGTCCCATTCCTACTGTTGGCTCTATTCGGAGTTGCCTGGAATCTGTTCGGATTCTTCGTCTTTGGACCAAGGATGATGCCGGATTACTGGCTTGAAAGAGCTGTAGGTGATTTTGGACAATCAACAGGGGTAACTGCAACAGGACTGATGCTGATGCGTGTCGCCGACCCGGAAATGAAATCGCCGGCAGCTGAGGGTTTCGGCTATAAGCAGCTGGTTTTTGAACCATTCCTCGGCGGCGGTCTGGTTACAGCATTATCCGCACCACTCGTCTTTATGTGGGGGCCGATCCCATTCCTCATTTTCTCAATCGTCATGATGACAGTCGGTATAGTTGTCGGACTGTTTTATTTCGGTAAAAGGAAACTCGAATAG
- a CDS encoding C45 family peptidase, with amino-acid sequence MKEFYSDVIQYRGTHYDFGYFQGELLKDSLILPNREKQWESRKDRHFLINPEEYKNVISKFSPAILEEIHGLADALEMEMEKAFRLFGGYYLEYTRSGCSVFTDADFMVRNYDSHPRGYEGRYMFYAPTDSGYAVIGPSMQITGRIDGMNEKGLVMGYNFTHSKNSDDGFICNMIGRLILETCANVGEAISLLKELPHRHSFSYIILDAEGESYVVEASPRKVAVRRANVCTNHFHLLDEENRYRQQETRQREKTIQAQQLQATNPYQAFKVMNGPDHGIFSNKYDAAAGTIHTSVYFPKELKAWFVIGPDKEPVIFDFAKWLKGNNVNVKQIKGTLEYHRPFVNMG; translated from the coding sequence ATGAAAGAATTCTACAGTGATGTTATCCAGTATAGAGGTACACATTATGATTTTGGCTATTTCCAGGGTGAACTGCTCAAAGACTCCCTGATTCTGCCCAACCGTGAAAAACAATGGGAATCACGTAAAGATCGTCATTTTTTAATCAACCCTGAAGAATATAAAAATGTAATTTCAAAATTTTCACCAGCCATACTGGAGGAGATCCATGGTCTTGCTGATGCACTTGAGATGGAAATGGAAAAGGCATTTCGGCTATTCGGCGGTTATTATTTGGAATATACCCGAAGCGGCTGCTCCGTTTTCACCGATGCCGACTTCATGGTCCGCAATTATGACAGCCACCCGCGTGGTTATGAAGGGCGATACATGTTCTACGCACCAACTGACTCCGGATACGCTGTAATCGGGCCCTCCATGCAGATTACGGGGAGGATAGATGGCATGAACGAAAAAGGGCTTGTGATGGGCTACAACTTCACCCACAGTAAAAATTCAGATGATGGGTTCATATGCAATATGATTGGCCGCCTGATATTGGAGACATGCGCGAACGTGGGTGAGGCCATATCGCTATTGAAAGAACTGCCTCACAGACACTCGTTCAGCTATATCATTTTGGATGCGGAGGGCGAATCCTACGTCGTTGAAGCATCCCCAAGGAAAGTCGCAGTCAGAAGGGCCAATGTATGTACGAACCATTTTCATTTGCTGGATGAAGAAAACCGTTACCGCCAACAGGAAACACGCCAGCGGGAAAAAACGATACAAGCCCAGCAGCTGCAGGCCACCAACCCTTACCAGGCTTTTAAAGTGATGAATGGTCCCGACCATGGCATATTTTCGAACAAGTACGATGCTGCAGCCGGAACGATACACACCTCCGTCTATTTTCCCAAGGAATTAAAAGCATGGTTCGTGATCGGCCCTGATAAAGAACCAGTCATCTTCGACTTTGCGAAGTGGCTGAAAGGCAATAACGTCAACGTCAAGCAGATCAAAGGAACACTTGAATACCACCGTCCCTTTGTGAATATGGGTTAA
- a CDS encoding RluA family pseudouridine synthase → MKNRKQSSGPDAEWKVQEPTELLKFLFEMMPSRSRKSVKGVLGRGQVYVNGEATTQFNALLHPGDRVEIQSHFGARNVKIKGIEILHEDDDVIVVEKEAGLLSIASEKENQMTAYRQLSDHVQRSHPKNRVFVVHRLDRDTSGVMMFAKSKNVQQKLQNAWKDAVSERSYIALVEGKVEQDGTITSWLTEDKTLTVRSSKNPNHGKKAVTHYKVLKSSRNLSLLKVHLETGRKNQIRVHMQELGHPIVGDKKYGSRSNPIRRMGLHAHVLAFKHPTSGKSLRFESEVPSAFMRNFN, encoded by the coding sequence ATGAAAAATAGAAAACAGTCAAGTGGACCGGATGCGGAATGGAAAGTACAGGAACCAACAGAACTGTTGAAGTTCCTGTTTGAGATGATGCCGTCACGCAGCCGGAAATCAGTCAAAGGAGTTTTGGGCCGTGGCCAGGTATATGTAAACGGCGAAGCGACGACCCAGTTTAATGCGCTTCTCCATCCTGGGGATCGTGTTGAGATCCAATCCCATTTTGGTGCCAGGAATGTAAAAATCAAAGGAATAGAAATTCTGCATGAAGATGATGATGTGATTGTGGTTGAAAAGGAAGCGGGACTGCTGTCGATTGCGTCAGAGAAGGAAAATCAGATGACTGCCTACCGTCAGCTCTCAGACCATGTGCAGCGCAGCCATCCCAAAAATCGGGTTTTTGTCGTGCATCGGCTCGACCGCGATACTTCTGGAGTCATGATGTTCGCCAAAAGTAAAAATGTGCAGCAGAAGCTGCAGAATGCCTGGAAGGATGCCGTTTCGGAACGGTCCTACATCGCACTCGTCGAAGGAAAGGTGGAGCAGGACGGGACAATCACTTCATGGCTGACGGAGGATAAAACGCTCACCGTGCGATCGAGCAAAAATCCAAACCATGGGAAAAAGGCTGTAACCCACTATAAAGTATTGAAATCCAGTCGAAATTTATCATTGCTGAAAGTCCATTTGGAGACAGGACGTAAAAACCAGATTCGTGTCCATATGCAGGAACTGGGCCATCCCATTGTGGGGGATAAAAAGTATGGATCCCGCAGCAATCCGATACGAAGAATGGGACTGCACGCCCACGTCCTTGCATTCAAACATCCCACGAGTGGAAAATCCTTGCGGTTCGAGTCGGAAGTTCCAAGTGCATTCATGCGAAACTTCAATTGA
- a CDS encoding flotillin family protein translates to MEITGTLIIVLAIVALLIAGAIGWYLFMKARYRTVPSNEALIVTGPNLGDETKETNIYKDDQGRYMKVIRGGGHRLKLFQTGTRVSLKSFQLQISTPKVYTLEGVGIYGQAVATVKVADDLDGIVKYAEQFLGKDQEDIEHEISEVLNSNLRAILSKMTVEQINKDRESFNEQVREIAQDQLNRMGFKITSLGLSDLRDDENYLENLGRPQIARVKKEAEIAESENRRETEIQQAKDNEDISNEQYKREMNIADSRKEKDLKDAKILAETEKENAAARAAGQLEEEERRLEVERQRLEIREQEKQNELKLRQMERENDVALEKQQVEVRRQQAEADYYARTKEAEARAEARMAEGKAEAEVIREKSMAEAEAIERRAKAMAEHKDVIILEQFIEIMPEFARAVSESLGNVESIRILDGGSGDQLNSLPNTVTGTMAKLQESMGQMTGFDLESFLGTLSNEEKKEKDQEPADTAEQDRDDYSI, encoded by the coding sequence ATGGAAATTACAGGCACATTGATAATAGTACTCGCAATTGTCGCATTGCTCATCGCTGGAGCCATCGGCTGGTATCTGTTTATGAAGGCCAGATACCGTACCGTTCCTTCCAACGAAGCGCTCATCGTCACCGGACCGAATCTGGGGGATGAGACCAAAGAGACAAATATATATAAAGATGACCAGGGCCGTTATATGAAGGTTATCCGTGGCGGCGGCCACAGGCTCAAACTTTTCCAGACCGGAACCAGAGTGTCCCTGAAATCATTCCAACTGCAGATTTCAACACCCAAGGTGTATACACTTGAAGGTGTGGGCATCTACGGTCAGGCTGTCGCAACTGTAAAAGTGGCTGATGATCTTGATGGCATCGTAAAGTATGCAGAACAGTTTCTTGGTAAGGACCAGGAGGATATTGAGCATGAAATCTCTGAAGTCCTGAATTCGAATCTGCGTGCTATCCTGTCCAAGATGACAGTGGAACAGATCAACAAGGATCGCGAGAGCTTCAACGAACAAGTACGTGAAATTGCCCAGGACCAGTTGAACAGAATGGGATTCAAAATCACTTCGCTGGGCCTTTCGGACTTGAGGGACGATGAAAATTACCTTGAAAACCTCGGGCGTCCACAGATTGCCAGGGTAAAGAAGGAAGCAGAAATTGCCGAATCCGAAAACAGACGTGAAACCGAGATCCAACAGGCTAAAGATAACGAAGATATTTCCAATGAACAATATAAGAGGGAAATGAATATTGCCGACAGCCGCAAGGAAAAAGACTTGAAGGATGCTAAAATACTTGCTGAAACCGAGAAGGAAAATGCAGCTGCCAGAGCCGCCGGCCAGCTTGAAGAGGAAGAGAGGCGCCTGGAAGTAGAGCGTCAACGTCTGGAGATCCGCGAGCAGGAGAAACAGAACGAATTGAAGCTTCGCCAGATGGAACGTGAAAACGATGTGGCGCTTGAGAAGCAGCAGGTGGAGGTCCGGAGACAGCAGGCTGAAGCGGACTATTATGCACGTACCAAGGAAGCTGAAGCAAGAGCCGAGGCACGTATGGCGGAAGGTAAGGCTGAAGCGGAAGTCATCCGGGAAAAAAGCATGGCTGAGGCTGAGGCCATCGAACGACGTGCCAAAGCAATGGCTGAGCACAAAGACGTCATCATCCTGGAACAGTTCATTGAAATCATGCCTGAATTCGCTAGAGCTGTCAGTGAATCACTTGGTAATGTGGAGTCCATCCGTATTCTCGATGGAGGTAGTGGGGACCAGTTGAACTCATTGCCGAACACAGTTACAGGAACCATGGCCAAGCTTCAGGAAAGCATGGGCCAGATGACCGGCTTCGATCTGGAAAGCTTCCTCGGAACTCTATCCAACGAGGAAAAGAAAGAAAAGGATCAGGAACCTGCTGACACAGCGGAGCAGGATAGGGACGATTATTCCATTTAG